Proteins encoded within one genomic window of Triticum aestivum cultivar Chinese Spring chromosome 2D, IWGSC CS RefSeq v2.1, whole genome shotgun sequence:
- the LOC123049430 gene encoding kinetochore protein SPC24 homolog — protein MAEDAGSRIEVANLLSLGEDLVGVLLGSKDGEALAQACDGARMLRSACCSDSGDLELQVKEYQEKLNSFKEKLDKAKAETVTDEELNTLRNEMEEKLRGEQQLRQDLRAVSAELDNLDRQRASIEERKDAVKKKEKDMLKAQSMLSMCVSVTNIMPDFEDQEKISGYIVDKNRKKLDKFEFEKTMSPVEIGDKLWKMI, from the exons ATGGCGGAAGATGCTGGTAGTCGGATTGAGGTGGCCAACCTCCTTTCCCTCGGCGAGGACCTCGTCGGGGTGCTCCTGGGCAGCAAGGACGGCGAAGCCCTTGCGCAGGCCTGCGACGGGGCACGGATGCTGCGCTCCGCCTGCTGCTCCGACTCCGGGGACCTCGAGCTCCAAGTCAAAG AGTATCAGGAAAAATTAAACTCCTTCAAGGAAAAGTTAGACAAAGCAAAAGCTGAAACAGTTACTGATGAAGAACTGAACACGCTGCGAAATGAGATGGAGGAGAAACTCCGGGGGGAGCAACAGCTTCGCCAAGACTTAAG AGCGGTGAGTGCTGAGCTTGATAACCTAGACCGCCAAAGGGCTTCTATAGAAGAAAGAAAGGACGCTGTCAAGAAGAAGGAGAAAGACATGCTGAAGGCACA AAGTATGCTCTCCATGTGTGTGTCAGTTACAAATATCATGCCAGATTTCGAAGATCAGGAGAAGATTTCTGGAT ATATTGTTGACAAGAATAGGAAGAAGCTAGATAAGTTCGAATTTGAGAAGACAATGTCACCAGTTGAGATCGGCGACAAGCTTTGGAAAATGATTTAG